A single genomic interval of Nocardioides nitrophenolicus harbors:
- a CDS encoding HIT family protein, whose product MTDSCLFCGIVAGDVPSVKIAEDATTYAFMDIRPASEGHLLVIPKRHSRDLTEIEPADLSEVTLAAQRIARTVLSELGADGVNLLNCCGADAWQTVFHFHLHVIPRYVDKTRDRLTLPWQPGVEGDADTIAAVGARLAGALA is encoded by the coding sequence ATGACCGATTCCTGCCTGTTCTGCGGCATCGTGGCCGGTGACGTGCCGTCGGTGAAGATCGCCGAGGACGCGACGACCTACGCCTTCATGGACATCCGGCCCGCCTCCGAGGGCCATCTGCTGGTGATCCCCAAGCGGCACAGCCGCGATCTCACCGAGATCGAGCCGGCCGATCTCAGCGAGGTCACCCTGGCCGCCCAGCGGATCGCGAGGACGGTGCTGAGCGAGCTCGGCGCCGACGGCGTCAACCTGCTCAACTGCTGCGGCGCCGACGCCTGGCAGACCGTCTTCCACTTCCACCTGCACGTCATCCCGCGCTACGTCGACAAGACCCGCGACCGGCTCACCCTGCCCTGGCAGCCCGGGGTCGAGGGCGACGCCGACACCATCGCCGCGGTGGGCGCGCGACTCGCCGGCGCCCTCGCCTGA
- the rpoB gene encoding DNA-directed RNA polymerase subunit beta, giving the protein MAARTTPGKSRISFAKITEPLELPQLLSLQTDSFDWLIGNEAHKSRIEARIASGIDATFKSGLEEIFEEISPIEDFSETMSLSFENPVFYDPKYTVDECKEKDLTYSAPLYVSAEFTNNETGEIKGQTVFMGDFPLMTPKGTFVINGTERVVVSQLVRSPGVYFERTADKTSDKDIFTAKLIPSRGAWLEFEIDKRDMVGVRLDRKRKQNVTVLLKALQAIAEDTGEEYDYEAVMADLRQYESIQLTEEKDNTQGPDDALLDIYRKLRPGEPPTREAALTLLKNYYFNPKRYDLAKVGRYKVNKKLGSHEAFDQQTMTIADMVATIKYIVQLHNGDQHVTAIGGEVLKDADGKDLPVSADDIDHFGNRRMRTVGELIQNQLRTGLARMERVVRERMTTQDVEAITPQSLINIRPVVAALKEFFGTSQLSQFMDQTNPIAGLTHKRRLSALGPGGLSRDRAGMEVRDVHPSHYGRMCPIETPEGPNIGLIGSLASYGRINPFGFVETPYRKVENGRVTDQIDYLTADDEDRYVIAQANAVLDADGNFVEDRVLVRLRQGEVSEIPGDEVDYMDVSPRQMVSVATALIPFLEHDDANRALMGANMQRQAVPLIKSDSPIVGTGIEFRAAVDAGDVVVADKAGVVKEVSADLVETMNDDGTYSSYRLAKFKRSNQGTCINQRPLVEAGDRVEVGSPIADGPCTDMAEMALGTNLLVAFMPWEGHNYEDAIILSQRLVQEDVLTSIHIEEHEVDARDTKLGPEEITRDIPNVSEEMLADLDERGIIRIGAEVSTGDILVGKVTPKGETELTPEERLLRAIFGEKAREVRDTSMKVPHGESGTVIGVRVFDREEGDELPPGVNQLVRVYVAQKRKISVGDKLAGRHGNKGVIAKILPIEDMPFMEDGTPVDVVLNPLGVPRRMNIGQILELHLGWLGKQGWHIDADLQDEDWAKRLTAIGAAEAPAGSKLATPVFDGAREDEITGLLGATLPNRDGVRMIGENGKAHLFDGRSGEPFKSPVSVGYMYILKLHHLVDDKIHARSTGPYSMITQQPLGGKAQFGGQRFGEMEVWAMEAYGAAYALQELLTIKSDDVPGRVKVYEAIVKGENIPDSGIPESFKVLVKEMQSLCLNVEVLSQDGSTIEMRDADEDVFRAAEELGIDLSRRENPSVEEV; this is encoded by the coding sequence TTGGCCGCGCGCACCACCCCCGGTAAGTCCCGCATCTCCTTTGCGAAGATCACCGAGCCGCTGGAACTCCCGCAGCTCCTCTCGCTCCAGACCGACAGCTTCGACTGGCTGATCGGCAACGAGGCGCACAAGTCCCGGATCGAGGCCCGGATCGCATCCGGCATCGACGCCACCTTCAAGTCCGGCCTCGAGGAGATCTTCGAGGAGATCTCCCCGATCGAGGACTTCTCCGAGACGATGTCGCTCTCGTTCGAGAACCCGGTCTTCTACGACCCGAAGTACACCGTCGACGAGTGCAAGGAGAAGGACCTCACCTACTCCGCGCCGCTCTACGTCTCGGCCGAGTTCACCAACAACGAGACCGGTGAGATCAAGGGCCAGACGGTCTTCATGGGCGACTTCCCGCTCATGACCCCCAAGGGCACCTTCGTCATCAACGGCACCGAGCGCGTCGTCGTCTCCCAGCTCGTCCGCTCGCCGGGCGTCTACTTCGAGCGCACCGCCGACAAGACGTCCGACAAGGACATCTTCACCGCCAAGCTGATCCCGAGCCGCGGCGCGTGGCTGGAGTTCGAGATCGACAAGCGCGACATGGTCGGCGTCCGCCTCGACCGCAAGCGCAAGCAGAACGTCACGGTCCTGCTCAAGGCCCTGCAGGCCATCGCCGAGGACACCGGCGAGGAGTACGACTACGAGGCCGTCATGGCCGACCTGCGGCAGTACGAGTCGATCCAGCTGACCGAGGAGAAGGACAACACCCAGGGTCCCGACGACGCGCTGCTCGACATCTACCGCAAGCTGCGCCCGGGCGAGCCGCCGACGCGTGAGGCCGCGCTGACCCTGCTGAAGAACTACTACTTCAACCCGAAGCGCTACGACCTGGCCAAGGTCGGTCGCTACAAGGTCAACAAGAAGCTCGGCTCGCACGAGGCCTTCGACCAGCAGACGATGACGATCGCCGACATGGTCGCGACCATCAAGTACATCGTCCAGCTCCACAACGGCGACCAGCACGTCACCGCCATCGGCGGCGAGGTGCTCAAGGACGCCGACGGCAAGGACCTGCCGGTCTCCGCCGACGACATCGACCACTTCGGCAACCGTCGCATGCGCACGGTCGGCGAGCTGATCCAGAACCAGCTCCGCACCGGCCTGGCCCGCATGGAGCGCGTGGTCCGCGAGCGGATGACGACCCAGGACGTCGAGGCGATCACGCCGCAGTCCCTGATCAACATCCGCCCCGTGGTCGCGGCGCTGAAGGAGTTCTTCGGCACCTCACAGCTCTCGCAGTTCATGGACCAGACCAACCCGATCGCCGGTCTGACCCACAAGCGCCGCCTGTCCGCGCTCGGCCCGGGTGGTCTCTCCCGCGACCGCGCCGGCATGGAGGTCCGTGACGTCCACCCGTCGCACTACGGCCGGATGTGCCCGATCGAGACGCCGGAAGGCCCCAACATCGGTCTGATCGGCTCGCTCGCGTCCTACGGACGGATCAACCCGTTCGGCTTCGTCGAGACGCCGTACCGCAAGGTCGAGAACGGCCGGGTCACGGACCAGATCGACTACCTCACCGCCGACGACGAGGACCGCTACGTCATCGCGCAGGCCAACGCCGTGCTCGACGCCGACGGCAACTTCGTCGAGGACCGGGTGCTGGTGCGCCTGCGCCAGGGCGAGGTCTCCGAGATCCCCGGCGACGAGGTCGACTACATGGACGTCTCGCCGCGCCAGATGGTGTCGGTCGCGACCGCCCTGATCCCGTTCCTCGAGCACGACGACGCCAACCGCGCGCTCATGGGCGCCAACATGCAGCGTCAGGCCGTGCCGCTCATCAAGAGCGACAGCCCGATCGTCGGCACCGGCATCGAGTTCCGCGCCGCCGTCGACGCCGGTGACGTGGTCGTGGCCGACAAGGCCGGTGTGGTCAAGGAGGTCTCCGCCGACCTCGTCGAGACCATGAACGACGACGGCACGTACTCCTCGTACCGCCTCGCGAAGTTCAAGCGCTCCAACCAGGGCACCTGCATCAACCAGCGCCCGCTGGTCGAGGCGGGCGACCGGGTCGAGGTCGGCTCGCCGATCGCCGACGGTCCGTGCACCGACATGGCCGAGATGGCGCTGGGCACCAACCTGCTCGTGGCGTTCATGCCGTGGGAGGGCCACAACTACGAGGACGCGATCATCCTCAGCCAGCGCCTGGTGCAGGAGGACGTCCTCACCTCGATCCACATCGAGGAGCACGAGGTCGACGCCCGCGACACCAAGCTGGGCCCGGAGGAGATCACCCGCGACATCCCGAACGTCAGCGAGGAGATGCTCGCCGACCTCGACGAGCGCGGCATCATCCGGATCGGCGCCGAGGTGTCGACCGGTGACATCCTCGTCGGCAAGGTCACGCCCAAGGGCGAGACCGAGCTGACCCCCGAGGAGCGCTTGCTCCGCGCGATCTTCGGTGAGAAGGCGCGCGAGGTCCGCGACACCTCGATGAAGGTGCCGCACGGCGAGTCCGGCACGGTCATCGGCGTGCGGGTCTTCGACCGCGAGGAGGGCGACGAGCTCCCGCCGGGCGTCAACCAGCTGGTCCGCGTCTACGTCGCGCAGAAGCGCAAGATCTCCGTGGGCGACAAGCTCGCCGGCCGTCACGGCAACAAGGGCGTCATCGCCAAGATCCTGCCGATCGAGGACATGCCGTTCATGGAGGACGGCACGCCGGTCGACGTCGTGCTCAACCCGCTGGGCGTGCCGCGACGGATGAACATCGGTCAGATCCTCGAGCTGCATCTCGGCTGGCTCGGCAAGCAGGGCTGGCACATCGACGCCGACCTGCAGGACGAGGACTGGGCGAAGCGGCTCACCGCGATCGGCGCGGCCGAGGCCCCGGCCGGCTCCAAGCTAGCCACGCCGGTCTTCGACGGTGCCCGCGAGGACGAGATCACCGGTCTGCTCGGCGCCACGCTGCCCAACCGCGACGGCGTCCGGATGATCGGCGAGAACGGCAAGGCCCACCTCTTCGACGGTCGCTCCGGCGAGCCGTTCAAGAGCCCGGTCTCGGTCGGCTACATGTACATCCTCAAGCTCCACCACCTGGTCGACGACAAGATCCACGCGCGCTCGACCGGCCCCTACTCGATGATCACGCAGCAGCCCCTGGGTGGTAAGGCCCAGTTCGGTGGCCAGCGGTTCGGCGAGATGGAGGTCTGGGCGATGGAGGCGTACGGCGCCGCCTACGCCCTGCAGGAGCTGCTGACCATCAAGTCCGACGACGTGCCCGGTCGCGTCAAGGTCTACGAGGCGATCGTCAAGGGCGAGAACATCCCCGACTCGGGCATCCCGGAGTCGTTCAAGGTCCTCGTCAAGGAGATGCAGTCGCTGTGCCTCAACGTGGAGGTGCTGTCCCAGGACGGCTCCACCATCGAGATGCGCGACGCCGACGAGGACGTCTTCCGCGCCGCGGAGGAGCTGGGCATCGACCTGTCCCGTCGCGAGAACCCCTCCGTCGAAGAAGTCTGA
- a CDS encoding response regulator transcription factor, whose product MNGTEPIRVLVVDDHPVFRIGMGALLRSLPDVEVVGEAADRAEALAAVEEHAPHVVLMDLDLGDDSGVETTRELCRRDPTLGVLVITMLGDDDSLFASIRAGARGFLLKGASPDDVARAVRSVANGDFLLGPQLAQRGALYLSGARTRGTLPFPELTDREREVVDLVARGYDNATIARRLVLSSKTVRNYVYGVLAKLDVPDRGQLIVRAREAGLGAEES is encoded by the coding sequence GTGAACGGGACCGAGCCGATCCGGGTGCTGGTCGTCGACGACCATCCGGTCTTCCGGATCGGGATGGGCGCGCTGCTGCGCTCGCTGCCCGACGTCGAGGTGGTCGGCGAGGCGGCCGACCGGGCCGAGGCGCTGGCGGCGGTCGAGGAGCACGCGCCCCACGTGGTGCTGATGGATCTCGACCTCGGTGACGACTCGGGCGTCGAGACCACCCGCGAGCTGTGCCGCCGCGACCCGACCCTCGGCGTCCTGGTGATCACCATGCTCGGCGACGACGACTCGCTCTTCGCCTCCATCCGCGCCGGCGCCCGCGGCTTCCTGCTCAAGGGCGCCTCCCCCGACGACGTGGCGCGAGCGGTGCGCTCGGTCGCCAACGGCGACTTCCTGCTCGGACCTCAGCTCGCCCAGCGCGGCGCGCTCTACCTCTCCGGCGCCCGGACCCGCGGCACGCTGCCGTTCCCCGAGCTGACCGACCGCGAGCGCGAGGTCGTCGACCTGGTCGCCCGAGGCTATGACAACGCCACGATCGCCCGGCGCCTGGTGCTGAGCAGCAAGACCGTGCGCAACTACGTCTACGGCGTGCTGGCCAAGCTCGACGTACCCGACCGCGGGCAGCTCATCGTGCGGGCCCGCGAGGCCGGGCTGGGCGCCGAGGAGAGCTGA
- a CDS encoding DNA-directed RNA polymerase subunit beta' yields MLDVNFFDQLQIGLATADDIRTWSHGEVKKPETINYRTLKPERDGLFCEKIFGPTRDWECYCGKYKRVRFKGIICERCGVEVTRSKVRRERMGHIELAAPVTHIWYFKGVPSRLGYLLDLAPKDLEKVIYFAAYMITAVDEDARHRDLTSLEGKIQLQRESIEKRRDAGLEDRTKKLEEDLAALEAEGAKADQRRKVRDGAERELKQLRDRAQRELDRLDEVWDTFKSLKVQDLMGDEVLYREMKNWFGKYFEGHMGATAIQKRLQSFDLDAEVESLRETIATGKGQRKVRALKRLKVVEAFRKTGNKPQGMVLDAVPVIPPDLRPMVQLDGGRFATSDLNDLYRRVINRNNRLKRLLDLGAPEIIVNNEKRMLQEAVDSLFDNGRRGRPVTGPGNRPLKSLSDMLKGKQGRFRQNLLGKRVDYSGRSVIVSGPQLKLHQCGLPKQMALELFKPFVMKRLVDLSHAQNIKSAKRMVERARPVVWDVLEEVITEHPVLLNRAPTLHRLGIQAFEPQLIEGKAIQLHPLVCTAFNADFDGDQMAVHLPLSAEAQAEARILMLSTNNILKPSDGRPVTMPTQDMIIGLFFLTTERGEATVEVDGETRLRTFTSPAEAIMAYDRGEIALQDRVRIRLTNVALDGVEEGVATLVETTLGRTIFNDALPADYPYVNEEVGKKRLGAIVNDLAERYPKVVVAASLDALKDNGFHWATRSGVTVSIDDVITPPNKAEILAVHEESAAKIQKQYERGLVTDEERRQELIEIWTKASQEVGKALRSTFEANPTNPIYVQVHSGASGNFNQINQVGAMRGLVANPKGEIIPRPIKANFREGLSVLEYFISTHGARKGLADTALRTADSGYLTRRLVDVSQDVIIREEDCGTERGLPKTIGVDDENGVVIKDENAETAAYARSAAKEITHPETGEVLAAAGEDLGDVKIAELIEAGIKEVTVRSVLTCDARTGTCAKCYGRSLATGKLVDIGEAVGIIAAQSIGEPGTQLTMRTFHTGGVASADDITQGLPRVVELFEARTPKGHAQISEAAGRVQIEETDKARIIVVTPDDGSEVKEYPVSRRSRLLVEDGGRVEVGDKFTAGTEDPKEVLRILGVRKTQQHLVDQVQEVYRSQGVSIHDKHIEIIVRQMLRRITVLESGDTNLLPSDLVDRVRFEEENRRVVSEGGKPASGRPELMGITKASLATESWLSAASFQETTRVLTDAAINGRSDSLRGLKENVIIGKLIPAGTGLERYRNIRVEPTEEARAAAYAVTGYESYDYEFGNQGQAVALDDFDFGSYQN; encoded by the coding sequence GTGCTCGACGTTAACTTCTTCGACCAGCTTCAGATCGGCCTGGCCACCGCGGACGACATCCGGACGTGGAGCCACGGCGAGGTCAAGAAGCCGGAGACCATCAACTACCGCACGCTCAAGCCCGAGCGTGACGGCCTCTTCTGCGAGAAGATCTTCGGTCCCACCCGGGACTGGGAGTGCTACTGCGGCAAGTACAAGCGGGTCCGCTTCAAGGGGATCATCTGCGAGCGCTGCGGCGTCGAGGTGACCCGCTCGAAGGTCCGCCGTGAGCGGATGGGCCACATCGAGCTCGCCGCCCCGGTGACCCACATCTGGTACTTCAAGGGTGTCCCGAGCCGCCTCGGCTACCTGCTCGACCTGGCCCCGAAGGACCTCGAGAAGGTCATCTACTTCGCGGCCTACATGATCACCGCCGTCGACGAGGACGCCCGCCACCGCGACCTGACCTCGCTCGAGGGCAAGATCCAGCTCCAGCGCGAGTCGATCGAGAAGCGCCGCGACGCCGGCCTCGAGGACCGCACCAAGAAGCTCGAGGAGGACCTCGCCGCCCTGGAGGCGGAGGGGGCCAAGGCCGACCAGCGCCGCAAGGTCCGCGACGGTGCCGAGCGCGAGCTCAAGCAGCTGCGCGACCGCGCCCAGCGCGAGCTCGACCGCCTCGACGAGGTGTGGGACACGTTCAAGAGCCTCAAGGTGCAGGACCTCATGGGTGACGAGGTCCTCTACCGCGAGATGAAGAACTGGTTCGGCAAGTACTTCGAGGGCCACATGGGCGCCACGGCGATCCAGAAGCGCCTGCAGTCCTTCGACCTCGACGCCGAGGTCGAGAGCCTGCGCGAGACCATCGCGACCGGCAAGGGCCAGCGCAAGGTCCGCGCCCTCAAGCGGCTCAAGGTCGTCGAGGCCTTCCGCAAGACCGGGAACAAGCCGCAGGGCATGGTCCTCGACGCCGTCCCGGTCATCCCGCCGGACCTGCGCCCGATGGTGCAGCTCGACGGTGGCCGGTTCGCGACGTCCGACCTCAACGACCTGTACCGCCGCGTCATCAACCGCAACAACCGCCTCAAGCGGCTGCTGGACCTGGGCGCGCCCGAGATCATCGTCAACAACGAGAAGCGGATGCTCCAGGAGGCCGTCGACTCGCTGTTCGACAACGGCCGTCGTGGTCGTCCCGTCACCGGCCCGGGCAACCGGCCGCTGAAGTCGCTGTCCGACATGCTCAAGGGCAAGCAGGGTCGCTTCCGTCAGAACCTGCTCGGCAAGCGCGTCGACTACTCCGGTCGCTCGGTCATCGTGTCGGGGCCGCAGCTCAAGCTGCACCAGTGCGGTCTGCCCAAGCAGATGGCGCTCGAGCTGTTCAAGCCGTTCGTGATGAAGCGTCTCGTCGACCTGTCGCACGCGCAGAACATCAAGTCCGCCAAGCGGATGGTCGAGCGCGCCCGCCCGGTCGTGTGGGACGTCCTCGAAGAGGTCATCACCGAGCACCCGGTGCTGCTCAACCGGGCGCCCACCCTGCACCGCCTCGGCATCCAGGCCTTCGAGCCGCAGCTGATCGAGGGCAAGGCCATCCAGCTCCACCCGCTCGTGTGCACCGCGTTCAACGCGGACTTCGACGGTGACCAGATGGCCGTGCACCTGCCGCTGTCCGCCGAGGCCCAGGCCGAGGCGCGGATCCTGATGCTGTCGACCAACAACATCCTCAAGCCGTCCGACGGCCGTCCGGTGACCATGCCGACCCAGGACATGATCATCGGCCTGTTCTTCCTCACCACCGAGCGTGGCGAGGCGACGGTCGAGGTCGACGGCGAGACCCGCCTGCGCACCTTCACCTCTCCGGCCGAGGCGATCATGGCCTATGACCGGGGCGAGATCGCGCTGCAGGACCGGGTGCGCATCCGGCTGACCAATGTCGCCCTCGATGGCGTCGAGGAGGGTGTGGCCACCCTGGTCGAGACCACCCTGGGCCGCACGATCTTCAACGACGCGCTCCCGGCCGACTACCCCTACGTCAACGAGGAGGTCGGCAAGAAGCGCCTCGGCGCGATCGTCAACGACCTCGCCGAGCGCTACCCCAAGGTCGTCGTCGCGGCGTCCCTGGACGCGCTCAAGGACAACGGCTTCCACTGGGCGACCCGCTCCGGTGTGACCGTGTCGATCGACGACGTCATCACGCCTCCCAACAAGGCCGAGATCCTGGCCGTGCACGAGGAGTCGGCGGCCAAGATCCAGAAGCAGTACGAGCGTGGTCTGGTCACCGACGAGGAGCGCCGCCAGGAGCTCATCGAGATCTGGACGAAGGCGAGCCAGGAGGTCGGCAAGGCCCTGCGCTCCACCTTCGAGGCCAACCCGACCAACCCGATCTACGTGCAGGTGCACTCGGGTGCCTCGGGTAACTTCAACCAGATCAACCAGGTCGGCGCGATGCGTGGTCTGGTGGCCAACCCGAAGGGCGAGATCATCCCGCGGCCGATCAAGGCCAACTTCCGCGAGGGTCTCTCCGTGCTGGAGTACTTCATCTCCACCCACGGCGCCCGAAAGGGTCTGGCGGACACCGCGCTGCGGACCGCCGACTCGGGCTACCTGACCCGTCGTCTGGTCGACGTGTCGCAGGACGTCATCATCCGCGAGGAGGACTGCGGCACCGAGCGCGGCCTGCCCAAGACCATCGGCGTCGACGACGAGAACGGCGTGGTGATCAAGGACGAGAACGCCGAGACCGCGGCGTACGCCCGCTCGGCCGCCAAGGAGATCACCCACCCCGAGACGGGTGAGGTGCTCGCCGCCGCGGGTGAGGACCTCGGTGACGTCAAGATCGCCGAGCTGATCGAGGCCGGCATCAAGGAGGTCACGGTCCGCTCGGTGCTGACCTGCGACGCCCGCACCGGCACCTGCGCGAAGTGCTACGGCCGCTCGCTGGCCACCGGCAAGCTGGTCGACATCGGCGAGGCGGTCGGCATCATCGCGGCCCAGTCGATCGGTGAGCCCGGCACGCAGCTGACGATGCGTACCTTCCACACCGGTGGTGTGGCCTCGGCCGACGACATCACGCAGGGTCTGCCCCGCGTGGTCGAGCTCTTCGAGGCCCGCACCCCCAAGGGTCACGCCCAGATCTCCGAGGCCGCCGGCCGGGTGCAGATCGAGGAGACCGACAAGGCGCGGATCATCGTGGTCACCCCCGACGATGGCAGCGAGGTCAAGGAGTACCCCGTGTCCCGTCGCTCGCGCCTGCTCGTCGAGGACGGCGGCCGGGTCGAGGTGGGCGACAAGTTCACCGCCGGCACCGAGGACCCGAAGGAGGTGCTGCGCATCCTGGGTGTGCGCAAGACCCAGCAGCACCTCGTCGACCAGGTCCAGGAGGTCTACCGGTCGCAGGGCGTGTCGATCCACGACAAGCACATCGAGATCATCGTGCGGCAGATGCTGCGCCGGATCACGGTGCTCGAGTCGGGTGACACCAACCTGCTGCCGTCCGACCTCGTCGACCGGGTCCGGTTCGAGGAGGAGAACCGCCGCGTGGTCTCCGAGGGCGGCAAGCCGGCCTCGGGTCGCCCGGAGCTGATGGGCATCACCAAGGCCTCGCTCGCGACCGAGTCGTGGCTCTCGGCGGCCTCCTTCCAGGAGACCACCCGAGTGCTCACCGACGCCGCGATCAATGGCCGCTCCGACAGCCTGCGCGGCCTGAAGGAGAACGTGATCATCGGCAAGCTGATCCCGGCCGGCACCGGCCTGGAGCGCTACCGCAACATCCGGGTCGAGCCGACCGAGGAGGCGCGCGCCGCGGCGTACGCCGTCACGGGCTACGAGTCCTACGACTACGAGTTCGGCAACCAGGGCCAGGCCGTGGCGCTGGACGACTTCGACTTCGGTTCCTACCAGAACTGA
- a CDS encoding sensor histidine kinase, which yields MSASDVSRPVAAGLGVGQALVAAATLAVLLTTGDVADPPYQVRRELAPLDLIASLMYGPLGGLIVVRSRHAVGWAFLVIGGGYGATSAAIAWTVLCVDRPDLPGAGLAAPVLLTGWTTATLVSLLVLPFLLTPGPPVGWARRFAVLGALVVAGASGLRLLIQTEGAPPNPLTGGAVADFAYDADAALIPIYFLLGLAVVGWLGHRLRTGGPEQRRGLVWLLLALFAVAWAYMTFEIGVSLDGTWFVAGIVLLSLAEVMLLAAVFVLIRSQPSWRVDLAISRTLVGLLLTASLVAAYVLAVWALSMVLPWGAESTGLVAVAALALAVLPLRDWLQGQVERLVFGSGADPSALLERIAQAIDAGDPDSPQLSSLVEALRRALRLARVEVSLHQSTVASAGRRDADDDDRALHLDLHPRGRTVGVLSVVPPRGERLDPRTVRLLRQISGLVAVAAQLDDANRAVEEARARVVEVRQEERRLLRRELHDGLGPALSGTALALAAVPTTSALSDADAVLLGRLVEELSRRADDVRQMARVLLPPVLDEGRLGDALRLLAERYSMPRFSVTVDAPYADGLDGIHQIVVYQVAAEAVRNAARHAGARHCAVRLGLPATGGVRLEVSDDGHGIGDAAVPGVGMASMRERAAELGGTVEVHPGEERGTCVVMVLP from the coding sequence GTGTCCGCATCCGACGTCTCCCGCCCGGTCGCGGCGGGGCTCGGCGTCGGCCAGGCCCTGGTCGCGGCCGCCACCCTCGCGGTGCTGCTGACGACCGGCGACGTCGCGGACCCGCCGTACCAGGTGCGCCGCGAGCTGGCCCCGCTCGACCTGATCGCGAGCCTGATGTACGGCCCGCTTGGGGGGCTGATCGTGGTCCGCAGCCGCCATGCCGTGGGCTGGGCCTTCCTCGTCATCGGCGGCGGGTACGGCGCCACGTCGGCCGCGATCGCCTGGACGGTGCTGTGCGTGGACCGTCCGGACCTGCCCGGCGCGGGGCTGGCGGCACCGGTGCTGCTGACCGGCTGGACGACGGCGACCCTGGTGTCGCTGCTCGTGCTGCCCTTCCTGCTGACCCCGGGCCCACCTGTCGGCTGGGCGCGCCGGTTCGCCGTCCTCGGCGCGCTCGTGGTCGCGGGCGCGAGCGGTCTGCGGCTGCTCATCCAGACCGAGGGCGCGCCGCCGAACCCGCTGACGGGCGGCGCGGTCGCCGACTTCGCGTACGACGCCGACGCCGCACTGATCCCGATCTACTTCCTGCTCGGCCTCGCGGTCGTCGGGTGGCTGGGCCATCGGCTCCGCACCGGCGGCCCGGAGCAGCGCCGGGGCCTGGTCTGGCTGCTGCTCGCGCTGTTCGCGGTCGCCTGGGCCTACATGACCTTCGAGATCGGGGTCAGCCTCGACGGCACCTGGTTCGTGGCGGGCATCGTGCTGCTGTCGCTGGCCGAGGTGATGCTGCTGGCGGCCGTGTTCGTGTTGATCCGCAGCCAGCCGTCGTGGCGGGTCGACCTCGCCATCTCCCGCACCCTGGTCGGGCTGCTGCTGACGGCGAGCCTGGTGGCGGCGTACGTGCTCGCGGTGTGGGCGCTCAGCATGGTGCTGCCCTGGGGCGCCGAGTCGACCGGCCTGGTCGCCGTCGCGGCCCTGGCCCTGGCCGTGCTCCCGCTGCGCGACTGGCTGCAGGGTCAGGTCGAGCGCCTGGTCTTCGGCTCCGGCGCCGACCCCTCGGCGCTGCTGGAGCGGATCGCCCAGGCGATCGACGCCGGCGACCCGGACAGTCCGCAGCTGAGCAGCCTGGTCGAGGCGCTACGGCGAGCGCTGCGGCTGGCGCGGGTCGAGGTCAGCCTGCACCAGAGCACCGTCGCGTCCGCGGGCCGCCGCGACGCGGACGACGACGACCGGGCGCTGCACCTCGACCTGCATCCGCGCGGGCGCACGGTCGGGGTGCTGAGCGTGGTCCCGCCCCGGGGCGAGCGCCTCGACCCCCGTACCGTGCGCCTGCTGCGCCAGATCTCAGGTCTGGTCGCGGTCGCCGCCCAGCTCGACGACGCCAACCGGGCGGTGGAGGAGGCGCGGGCCCGGGTCGTGGAGGTGCGCCAGGAGGAGCGCCGGCTGCTCCGCCGCGAGCTGCACGACGGGCTCGGCCCCGCACTGTCCGGCACCGCCCTCGCCCTCGCCGCCGTCCCGACCACCTCGGCGCTGAGCGACGCCGACGCGGTGCTGCTCGGCCGGCTCGTGGAGGAGCTGAGCCGGCGTGCGGACGACGTGCGCCAGATGGCCCGGGTGCTGCTGCCGCCCGTGCTCGACGAGGGGCGCCTCGGCGACGCGCTGCGGCTGTTGGCCGAGCGCTACTCGATGCCGCGCTTCTCGGTCACCGTCGACGCGCCGTACGCCGACGGCCTCGACGGGATCCACCAGATCGTCGTGTACCAGGTGGCGGCCGAGGCGGTCCGCAACGCCGCCCGGCACGCCGGCGCCCGGCACTGCGCCGTGCGGCTCGGTCTGCCCGCTACCGGCGGGGTGCGGCTGGAGGTGTCCGACGACGGGCACGGGATCGGGGACGCCGCCGTTCCCGGCGTCGGGATGGCGTCGATGCGCGAGCGCGCCGCGGAGCTCGGGGGCACCGTCGAGGTGCACCCCGGTGAGGAGAGAGGGACCTGCGTGGTCATGGTGCTGCCGTGA
- a CDS encoding DUF4232 domain-containing protein, with the protein MNRFLLLPAAALLVAAGSLSVPASADTADTADTADTAATVRAAVPRCHDADLRARYRATDAGAGHRFGKIVLTNVSGHRCRTGGFGGLSYVGDGNGTEIGAPATRDGTARRFVLAPGQRAVSRVDESVAENYAPATCRPHPVDGFRIYVPNATRSQFVAHPTTGCLNPAVELIAHRAYRKRG; encoded by the coding sequence ATGAACAGGTTCCTGCTTCTGCCCGCCGCCGCGCTCCTGGTGGCGGCGGGGTCGCTCTCCGTGCCGGCCTCCGCTGACACCGCTGACACCGCTGACACCGCTGACACCGCAGCCACCGTGCGCGCCGCCGTGCCGCGCTGCCATGACGCCGACCTGCGCGCCCGCTACCGCGCCACCGATGCCGGCGCCGGGCACCGGTTCGGCAAGATCGTCCTCACCAACGTCTCCGGCCACCGCTGCCGCACCGGCGGCTTCGGCGGCCTGTCGTACGTCGGCGACGGCAACGGCACCGAGATCGGCGCGCCCGCGACCCGGGACGGGACCGCGCGGCGCTTCGTGCTCGCCCCCGGGCAGCGCGCCGTGAGCCGGGTCGACGAGAGCGTCGCGGAGAACTACGCCCCCGCGACCTGCCGGCCGCACCCGGTCGACGGGTTCCGGATCTACGTCCCGAACGCGACCCGCTCGCAGTTCGTCGCCCACCCCACCACCGGCTGCCTGAACCCCGCGGTGGAGCTGATCGCGCACCGCGCCTACCGCAAGCGGGGGTGA